The genomic window CGACGAACTTTTCGCGCAGTTCATCATCGCTCATCGGGTTTGAAGGTCCGCGTCCGAACCAGGTGGAGGCCTCGGCAGTGAGAACGGCACCACCTGTCATCGTCACTACAACCTCGCCGTGATAGGCGTTATCTTCCTGATGGGCGGTGGAGGTTACCAGCGGCAAGAGGGCGGCAACGTCATCGGTCATGAAGCTGTCGTCGGCAAAATCGCCGAGCTGCAATCGGCCTGCCGTCAGCGCCTTGGCGGTCAGGAACTGAACGGAGAACTTGGCATCCAGCCCGGATTTCGGCTCGGGCCGGTTGGTATGCGCCAGACGGCGTTCATGGGTGCGGGTCGTGATCGCCGCGATGCTTTCGGGTGCGAACACGCCGTGCTCCGCCACCAGCTTCAAAGCCGCGTCGATCGCCGAATGCGCGCTGCCGCAACATGGATGCTGCTTGATCGCGATGCCGGGATCGAGCAGCTCCAGTGGTCCATCCCAGCCATCGAGAATGACATCGGCATCGAAATTGCCGGCGCCGTTGAACAGGTTGAAGAAGCCGTAATTGTGCTCGAATGCCTCGACGTTTGCGGTCATGCCGTTGCGGGTCAGAAGTGCTGCAAGCACGCCGTTATGTGCCGCCTGGCCGACATGCATGGGCTTGACCGGCGTTCCGAAGTTCGATTTCAGGCCCGAGGCCATGGACACCGCCATTGCAAGCGTCGTCGCCATGCCGTCGGCATCAAGGCCCAGCAACCGCGCCGAGGCCGCCGCCGCGCCGAACACGCCCAGCGTTGCGGTCGGATGCCAGCCCTTCTCATAGTGATGCGGCAGCAGGCCGCGCGCCAGCCGGGTTTCAACCTCGACGCCGGTCAGATAGGCCGTAAACACCTCAGCGGCCGTTGCCCCTTGCGTTTCGGCGAGCGCCAGAACGGCAGGCACCACCGGCGCGGAGGGATGGCCGCCCATCGTTGTCGAGCAATCGTCGAAATCGAGCGCATGGGCGGCGACGCCATTGATCATCGCCGCATGCAGAACCGAAGCTTTTCTGCCTCCGCCCCCCCAAAGGGTCGCTTCGCCCGGCGCCGATGCGACGTCGAGAACGGACTCGAGCGCCCCGAGATAGGATGCAGACCGCCCGGCCAGCGCGACGCCGATGGTATCGATAATGGCGCGGCGAGCGATATGGACGGCCTCGGCGGGGACCGTGTCCACCGACAGGGTCAGGGCCTTTTCGGAAAGTTTTTTTGCAAAGCTCATGGGATTTATCCTTTTACCGGACGGGTCGAGGTCTCGATTGCGGCGACCAGATCGGAGAGGCTTGCAAGCCGGTCCAGCTTCATCAGCATCCTGAATACTTCGGCCGCCCCGCCGGCGGTTAGGCTTCGGGACGCGCAATCGAGAAACTTCTTTTCGAGCATTTCCATAGGAAGCGGCGATTCCGGACCACGACCAAGCGGCACCTCGATATGGCTCTCGAAAACCTGACCGTCCTTCATGCGCACCACGACATCGGCGCCATAGTCGGAAAAATCCTCCGGCATCTCTTCAATCCGGATCAGTTCCATGATCCGCGTCACCTCGGGATCGCCGAGCGCGGCGTCCTCGAAATGATCGAGCCGCACCGTGCCGTTCACAAGGCCGCGCGCCACCGCGTAGGACAGGCTGAACTTGGCGTTCAGCGCGCTGGTTGCGGGGTTGCGCACATGCGGCAGCAGGCGGCGCGGATGCATGCGCACGACGACATCCTCAACGGCGGTGCTATCCGGCACCGGCCCGTCATGCAGCGCGATCACCGCGTCGATCGCAGCATGAACGCTGTAGACACACGGGTATTTCTTGATCGAGATGCCGGGGTTCATCAGATCCAGCGGTTCGCCCCAGCCGGTCAGCATCCGGTCCGCGTCGTAGTTCCCCTTGCCGTTGAAAACCTCGAGAAAGCCTTGCGGATGTTCCAGGGCAGTGGCAGCAGCATTGACGCCCTCGGCCGCCATCAGCGCGGCGAAAAGACCGTTGCGCGCTGCAAGGCCGGCATGCAGGGGCTTGGTGTCGGTACCGAAATTGGCCTTGATGCCGGAGGCGAGCGAGGCCGCCATCGAGATCGCGTCGGCCATGCGTTTCGCGTCCAGCTTCAGGAGGATGCCCGCCGAAACCACCGCGCCGAAAATCCCGAGCGTGGCGGTCGGGTGCCAGCCCTTTTCATAATGGGCGAAATTGACGCCGCGGGCAAAGCGGGTCGCGGCCTCGACGCCGATTACATAAGCGTCGAGAAACGCGCGACCGGAGATCTCCAAGGACTCGGCAAGCGGCAGGATGGCGGGAATGATGATCACGGTGGGATGGCCGGACAGCGACTTGCTGGTGTCGTCATAATCCAGCGCGTGACCCGAAACGCCGTTGACGAAGGCCGCATCCAGTCGCCCGAGCCTTTCGGTCCGTCCAAGGACATGGCAGGGACCGTCTCCCTGAACGCCTCTCAGAAGCGCTGCTTCGGTGGTGGCTGTCGGCGCGCCGAGCAGCGCACAGCCGATCATGTCGGCAATCGCGTCGCGGGCAAAGCCGAGCGCCGTCGGGTCGAAACCGCCCGGATCGAGCGCCAGCGCGCGGGTTGCAAGTTCATGAGAAAGCGACATCCTATTCCTCCGAAGATACCGTCTGTAGGGCAGCCCGATCCGCAGCGCCCGCGACCGCCTCTGAGACGGGGGCGAAATCGGCGTGCTGGTCGAGCGACATGAGAATGGTGAAAAGCGCCTCGCCCTGCGCGGGCATCAGGCAGTGAGAAACGCAATCGTCGAATTTCCGCCGAAACTCCGACGTGGTCATGGGATTGGCCGGATCGCGGCCCATGGCGACCCTGGCGGACGCCGTGAGCCGTCGACCGTCCTCCAGGCTGACATGCACGTGGCCGAGCGAAAGATCGTCATCATGCGCGCGCAAGGTCACCTTTTCGGCGAGCCTCGTCACATCCCGCTCGCCAAGCCGATCCGGTGTGAAATCCCCAAGGCCGACGGCGCCGTCGATCAGCGCGCGGGCCGTCAGGTACTGCGTCGAGAACTTCGCATCGAGCCCGTCCGTAGGGCGCGGCCTGTCGATATTGCCCAGACGTTTGCCGTTGAGCACGACCTCGACCTCGGTCACCAGCGTCGCGCCGATTTCGGCCCGAAGCGAGGCCGCCGCGTCGATGGCGCAATGCACGAATGCGCAACAGGGATATTGCTTGACCGCGATACCCGGAGACAACAGAGCGTAGGCCCTCCCCCAGCCCCTGATTGCGGGCTCGATATCCGGGTCGTCGCTGCCGCCGAACGCCTTGAGAAAGCCAAAGCGATGTTCGAGCGCGGTATCGCGCGCCGTAAACCCGGCCTCCGCCAGCAGCGCCGCCTGAAGCCCGTTCCGATTGGCCTGTCCGGCATGAAACGGCTTGGTCATGGTGCCGGAATTGGCCCTGAGGCCTGCAGCGCTGGAGGCCGCAATTGCCATGGCGATCGCCAGCCGCTCCTGATCGAGGCCGATCAATCGACCACAGGCGACTGCCGCCCCGATAACGCCGAAGGTCACGGTCGGGTGCCAGCCTCGCTCGGCATGGGCCGGATTGGCGATCCGGGCCAGCCGTATCTCGACTTCCAGCCCGGCGACAAAGGCCGTCAACACTTCGCTGCCGGGCTTGTTGCGTGCCTCGGCCAGCGCAAATAACGCGGGCACAATCGAGACGGAGGGATGCCCGTCCATCTCGAGATTGCAGTCGTCATAGTCAAGCGCGTGGGCAGCGATACCGTTGCGTTGCGCCGCATCCAGCGGGTGCAGCCGATCGACGGAGCCGAACACCTGGCAGGGTCCGGGCGCTGCGGAAAGGACGGAGCCAGCCAATTGCGCGACCGGCGTACCCGTGCCGGCGAGCGCACAGGCCAACGTGTCGGTAAA from Martelella sp. NC20 includes these protein-coding regions:
- a CDS encoding MmgE/PrpD family protein is translated as MSLSHELATRALALDPGGFDPTALGFARDAIADMIGCALLGAPTATTEAALLRGVQGDGPCHVLGRTERLGRLDAAFVNGVSGHALDYDDTSKSLSGHPTVIIIPAILPLAESLEISGRAFLDAYVIGVEAATRFARGVNFAHYEKGWHPTATLGIFGAVVSAGILLKLDAKRMADAISMAASLASGIKANFGTDTKPLHAGLAARNGLFAALMAAEGVNAAATALEHPQGFLEVFNGKGNYDADRMLTGWGEPLDLMNPGISIKKYPCVYSVHAAIDAVIALHDGPVPDSTAVEDVVVRMHPRRLLPHVRNPATSALNAKFSLSYAVARGLVNGTVRLDHFEDAALGDPEVTRIMELIRIEEMPEDFSDYGADVVVRMKDGQVFESHIEVPLGRGPESPLPMEMLEKKFLDCASRSLTAGGAAEVFRMLMKLDRLASLSDLVAAIETSTRPVKG
- a CDS encoding MmgE/PrpD family protein produces the protein MSFAKKLSEKALTLSVDTVPAEAVHIARRAIIDTIGVALAGRSASYLGALESVLDVASAPGEATLWGGGGRKASVLHAAMINGVAAHALDFDDCSTTMGGHPSAPVVPAVLALAETQGATAAEVFTAYLTGVEVETRLARGLLPHHYEKGWHPTATLGVFGAAAASARLLGLDADGMATTLAMAVSMASGLKSNFGTPVKPMHVGQAAHNGVLAALLTRNGMTANVEAFEHNYGFFNLFNGAGNFDADVILDGWDGPLELLDPGIAIKQHPCCGSAHSAIDAALKLVAEHGVFAPESIAAITTRTHERRLAHTNRPEPKSGLDAKFSVQFLTAKALTAGRLQLGDFADDSFMTDDVAALLPLVTSTAHQEDNAYHGEVVVTMTGGAVLTAEASTWFGRGPSNPMSDDELREKFVDCAGALLGEKEAHAAFDAGLSLATTDRLDEFLARTAGSLG
- a CDS encoding MmgE/PrpD family protein — encoded protein: MSSLTLTLAGLAAGLCRRDLTEAAADWATRAFTDTLACALAGTGTPVAQLAGSVLSAAPGPCQVFGSVDRLHPLDAAQRNGIAAHALDYDDCNLEMDGHPSVSIVPALFALAEARNKPGSEVLTAFVAGLEVEIRLARIANPAHAERGWHPTVTFGVIGAAVACGRLIGLDQERLAIAMAIAASSAAGLRANSGTMTKPFHAGQANRNGLQAALLAEAGFTARDTALEHRFGFLKAFGGSDDPDIEPAIRGWGRAYALLSPGIAVKQYPCCAFVHCAIDAAASLRAEIGATLVTEVEVVLNGKRLGNIDRPRPTDGLDAKFSTQYLTARALIDGAVGLGDFTPDRLGERDVTRLAEKVTLRAHDDDLSLGHVHVSLEDGRRLTASARVAMGRDPANPMTTSEFRRKFDDCVSHCLMPAQGEALFTILMSLDQHADFAPVSEAVAGAADRAALQTVSSEE